The Stigmatopora argus isolate UIUO_Sarg chromosome 16, RoL_Sarg_1.0, whole genome shotgun sequence genome has a window encoding:
- the bcl7a gene encoding B-cell CLL/lymphoma 7 protein family member A, with translation MSGRSVRAETRSRAKDDIKRVMAAIEKVRKWEKKWVTVGDTSLRIYKWVPVTEPKSDEKTKNKKKGKDEKYGSELTTPENSSSPGMMDMHDDNSNQSSIADSSPIKQETSCSTSPAPESTGAPNRESSDGKTEQSPETKRGKSTEAPKRDADKDSSDSKAPQDVDQETPPSKKCKVESQDFEES, from the exons ATGTCGGGCAGGTCGGTCCGTGCGGAGACCCGTAGCCGGGCCAAGGATGACATCAAGCGGGTTATGGCCGCTATCGAGAAAGTACGAAAATG GGAGAAGAAATGGGTGACGGTGGGAGACACGTCCCTTCGCATCTACAAATGGGTGCCGGTGACGGAGCCCAAGTCGGATGAG AAAaccaagaacaagaagaagggCAAGGATGAGAAATACGGTTCCGAGCTGACCACTCCGGAGAACAGTTCTTCTCCCGGCATGATGGACATGCACG ACGACAACAGCAACCAGAGCTCCATCGCCGACTCGTCGCCCATCAAACAGGAAACCAGCTGTAGCACCAGCCCGGCGCCCGAGTCCACTGGCGCGCCCAACCGCGAAAGCAGCGACGGCAAGACCGAGCAGAGTCCCGAAACCAAGAGGG GTAAGAGCACGGAAGCGCCAAAGCGAGACGCGGACAAAGACTCCTCGGACAGCAAAGCCCCTCAG GATGTGGACCAAGAGACCCCGCCCAGCAAAAAGTGCAAAGTGGAGTCTCAGGACTTTGAGGAGAGTTAA